The following are encoded together in the Weissella soli genome:
- the fabZ gene encoding 3-hydroxyacyl-ACP dehydratase FabZ, translated as MTVLSTTEIMALIPNRYPILYMDKVIDMVPGESITAVKNVTINEQFFQGHFPGNPVMPGVLIIESLAQAASILILSSPQFKGKTAYMTGIDNAKFRTMVRPGDVLELHVTFGNLRENMGTVNVEARVDGKVATKAELMFVVSPDEK; from the coding sequence ATGACAGTTCTTTCAACTACAGAAATTATGGCATTGATTCCAAATCGTTATCCCATCCTTTACATGGATAAGGTGATTGATATGGTGCCAGGTGAGTCAATCACAGCTGTGAAAAATGTGACGATTAATGAACAATTCTTCCAAGGTCATTTTCCGGGCAATCCGGTGATGCCAGGTGTCTTGATTATTGAGTCACTGGCCCAAGCGGCATCAATTTTGATTTTGTCTTCACCCCAATTTAAGGGTAAGACAGCTTACATGACTGGTATTGATAACGCGAAGTTCCGTACCATGGTACGCCCAGGCGATGTGCTTGAATTGCATGTTACTTTTGGTAATTTGCGCGAGAACATGGGGACAGTAAATGTCGAGGCACGTGTCGATGGTAAGGTGGCTACAAAGGCAGAATTGATGT